CCATTTTGATTTTGAACTTTAAAAAAAGTATCCGGTGCATTCATTGCAAAATCCAAATTATTTCCAGTCATTACAATTGGACCAGCTTCAGGATTAATATATTTTGAATCAATTTTTGGAATATTATTTGTGACAATATTATTTACAGTTGGTGCTTTATTTTCAGACTGCATTCTTTCTAAATAATAATTAAATGTAGTTTCAGTTGTACCTTCTTGTTTAAATCCAAAAGTATTAACATTTGCTAAATTATTACTTATTTGATCTAATCGATTAATTTGATTAACCATTGATGCGGCAAGAGGATAAACACCTTGATTCATTACTACTCCCTTAAATTATTTGTTATTTGAAAATTCTGCTATTAATTTATCTAAATCATCACCAATTAAATCATCAGAATCATCACCAGGAATATGTTTTGCTACTGCTATTTCTTTAGAATTCCCATCATCTTCAAATAAATTATTTAGATATAAAGAAAGTTTTCTAATAACAGCCATAACTCTTTCTATCTTTTGTCTATTGATATCATTAAATTGCATTAATTCCATTGCTTGAAAAATTTGATTATCTTCTTCATTTAACAAATTATTTATGCTTTTTAATGTCTCTTTCGTATTTTTTGCACTATTCAAATATCCATCAAAAACTTTAATGTTAGGGAATTTAGTAGACAATGAATTTAATAAATTTACTTGAGAATTAATAAAGTTATCATAATCTTTAAAAACTTTTCTTATCTCATTATTATTGTCTAAAGTAAAACTTAAAACATCAAATATCTGAGAAACTTTTTCCTCTGAATCATTTGCTACTTGAGTTAACTGATTAACAACTTTTGTATCTTTTTCAGCAGGTAGTGGAAATACACCTTCATTTATTTTATTTGAAGTCCAATCTTTTACTATATCGTCTTCACTTCGACTTATATTTTTTTCATTGCTTTCTGTTTTTATCTCTTCAATTTTTACTTCAGGAGTTTTTTCAGCAACTTCTTCAACTATTGGTTCTGATGAAGATTCAATATCTTTAAGTAAATCTTCTATTTCACTATTTTTTATAAATGCATCATTTTCAGAATTATTCTTAATTTCATTAATAGATACAACAGTATCATCTATTATATCTTCTGACTTATCATCAATCTCATCTTTTATATCTTCAGTTTGAGACAATAATTCTTCTATTTCTTTTGTATTTACTTTTACTGGTTGAGATACTTCTTCTGCTTCACTTTCATCATCAGCAATATCCAAACCATTCATTAAAGCTTCAATCTCTTCTTGACTCATACTCATGATAAGACCTTATATTATTTTTTTAATACCCCATCAAGTTTTTCTTTCAAAACTTCTGCATTAAACGGTTTAACTATATAATTATTAACTCCTGCTTTTAATGCAGTAATAACTTCACCTTTTCCACCTTCTGTTGTAATCATAATAATTGGAGTTTTCTGATGAGTTCCTTCTGACCTAACTTTTTTAACAAGTTCTAAACCATTCATGTTTGGCATATTCCAATCAGTTAAGATAACATCATAATGAGCTTCACTAAGAAGTTTCCAAGCTTTAACCCCATCTTCAGCTTCATCAAAATTTTCTTTCGAAAAGCCTAATTGCATAACAACATTTCCAATAATTCTTCTCATTGTTGAGCTATCATCAACTATTAGAATTTTCATTAACTATCCCTTGTAATTTAATTAAATATTTTCAGTAAATATGCATTATATATTATTTGTTTTAAATTTATACTTAATATTTATAAAAAATAATTTAAGTAATTTATCAAATTTTAATTATTCTTAAAATATAATTAATAATATGTAAAAATAAAGGATTTTCTATGATTAGAGGACTTTACA
The genomic region above belongs to Arcobacter ellisii and contains:
- a CDS encoding response regulator, which codes for MKILIVDDSSTMRRIIGNVVMQLGFSKENFDEAEDGVKAWKLLSEAHYDVILTDWNMPNMNGLELVKKVRSEGTHQKTPIIMITTEGGKGEVITALKAGVNNYIVKPFNAEVLKEKLDGVLKK